Proteins co-encoded in one Phycodurus eques isolate BA_2022a chromosome 14, UOR_Pequ_1.1, whole genome shotgun sequence genomic window:
- the adi1 gene encoding acireductone dioxygenase — translation MAMEAWYMDNSDEDQRKSHKLEPNRPVSLEELKHLGVLHWKLNADIYETDPELQRIRKERGYSYMDIITIEKNTLPNYEEKLKMFFEEHLHLDDEIRYILDGQAYFDVRDKEDRWIRIAMRTGDLITLPAGIYHRFTLDESNYTKAMRLFVGEPVWKAYNRPADDYEIRKKYMVSPQES, via the exons ATGGCCATGGAAGCCTGGTACATGGACAACTCCGACGAAGACCAGAGAAAGTCGCACAAGCTCGAGCCGAATCGGCCAGTTTCGTTGGAGGAGTTAAAACACCTTGGGGTTTTGCACTGGAAG CTGAATGCTGACATCTACGAAACAGACCCAGAACTTCAGCGTATCAGGAAAGAGCGAGGCTACTCCTACATGGACATCATCACCATTGAGAAGAATACACTGCCAAATTATGAGGAAAAG TTAAAGATGTTCTTTGAGGAACACTTACATTTGGACGATGAGATTCGCTACATCCTTGATGGCCAGGCCTACTTCGATGTGAGAGACAAAGAGGACCGCTGGATAAGAATTGCCATGAGGACGGGTGACCTTATTACCCTGCCAGCCGGCATCTACCACCGCTTCACCTTGGACGAGTCG AATTACACGAAGGCCATGAGGCTGTTTGTCGGGGAGCCTGTGTGGAAAGCCTACAACAGGCCAGCAGATGACTATGAGATACGAAAGAAATATATGGTTTCTCCACAGGAATCctga